The genomic segment GGTCCAGCCATCACCACTGACCCTCCACACAGTCCAAAAATGGCTCTTGGCTGCTGGAGTCCGGAACTGCCACTCAGTGACCACACAGGACTTTCTGACCTGCTGGATGAGTGTCCGGTGAGAGAATGATTGCCCCATGGAGGGTACCAGTCACCCCATCAGCAACACTAGTCACCCCAATGGGAGGGAGTTGAGAGCTTGCTGGGGGCTGTGGGTGAGAGCTAATGCATGGGGAGACAACTAACTGCCCAGTGATGCTCACACAGCCTCCTCTGCGTTGTTCCATGCCTTCTGACCTCTGTTCTCTAATCTCTGACCTCCAGACAGGCAGAGCTGCTACTCTCTGGGTCTGAGTTTCATCGCTATGTGGGGGGACCTGCAAAGACCTATGTTGTAAGGTCCCTACATCCTTACCGGCTCCCGAAGGCCTTGGCCCCCCATGTGGACTTTGGTAACACCCAGTAGGGTTGGTGGGGTTGGGGCAGGCAGAGTCAGGAGCTGGAAAAGTTTAGATGCCATGGGAAAGTAGGGAAGATCAATAGTAAAGTGCGGGTTGGAGTCTAAAAGATCTCCTCCTTAAACCTGATCTCCTTCCCACAGTGGGGGGTCTGCACCGCTTTCCCCCCACATCATCTCTGAGGGAGCGCCCTGAGCCACAGGTGGCAGGGGCTGTTGGCTTGCACCTGGGGGTGACCCCATCCGTGATCCGTAAGCGATACAACTTGACAGCACAAGATGTGGGCTCTGGCACAACCAACAACAGCCAAGCCTGTGCCCAGGTGAGCCATACAGGAGCCCCGAGACTCTGACCAGCCAAGGGTGTGCTCTTATCCCCTATCCTGTGATCTGGGATAGTATTTCCTGTCATGACACCTGGGGCTATGTCCTCTGACCCATGATATTTGCTCTGACTCTGTCCGTAGTTCCTGGAGCAGTACTTCCATGACTCAGACCTGGCTCAATTCATGCGTCTCTTTGGTGGAAACTTTGCACATCAGGCATCAGTAGCCCGTGTGGTTGGACAACAGGGCCGGGGCCGGGCCGGGATTGAGGCCAGTCTAGATGTGGAGTACCTGATGAGTGCTGGTGCCAACATCTCTACCTGGGTCTACAGTAACCCTGGTACTGCCCAAGGGGCTggttggtggggagaggggtagggGTCGGTGCTGATCCTTGCTCCCCCAAGAGAATCCCATGAACTAGAGGGAGGTTCTGACAAACCCCCAGATGACTGCctgtgcccctcctccccacaaaaAATCCAGGCCGGCATGAAACACAGGAACCCTTCCTGCAGTGGCTCCTACTGCTCAGTAACGAGTCAGCCTTGCCTCCTGTGCACACTGTGAGCTACGGAGATGACGAGGACTCCCTCAGCAGTGCTTACATGCAGAGGGTCAACACCGAGTTCATGAAGGCTGCCACTCGGGGTCTTACCCTGCTCTTTGCCTCAGGTGACCTCCCCTCACCCAACCTGGGACCTTTGACCCCACAGTGACCCCTAATCCTGATCTCTGAATCATAATCTGAATTTAACAGGGACCACTCACCTGACCTCTAAAATCTGACCTCTTGCAGTAATGACTAACAATTGAATTTTCTCTCTGACAGCTGAATCTACACACCAAGCTCTGACCGATTAATCTGAGTACTAAACTTGGTCTCTCTCCCAGGTGACAGTGGGGCTGGGTGTTGGTCTGCCTCTGGAAGACACCAATTCCGTCCcagcttcccagcctccaggcaaGCGCCCCAGCTCACCACTTATCTCTGACCACCAACCTTTCATCTGTGACCTCATGATCTGGAACTTTAGCCTTGACCCCACCAGGTGCCCCTATGGCTCAGCCTTAGCTTTACATGCCCTGGTTGCTGCACTCCCCTCTTCTTGTAGGTCTCAGGCCCCAAGTCTCCTGAGTAGGACAGAGCTCCCAGTGTCAGTCCCTAGGCATTTTAATGGCAGATTTGGTGGGTGTTCTGTAGGAAAAGTATACAGTGACCTCAGGCCAAGCCTTCAGGGCTCAAAACCTTAGTCATTGCCATGTACATGCTTCGCCACAGAGCCCAGCCCCTCCAGCAACCCACAGACCATACCCACCCACCCTCACTCATTTTGGAGAAATCTGTAGGACAACTACCGTCTAAGTGCTGTCTTCTGCCCTCAGTCCTTATGTCACCACAGTGGGAGGCACATCCTTCCAGAATCCTTTCCAAGTCACAAATGAGATTGTTGACTATATCAGTGGTGGAGGCTTCAGCAATGTGTTCCCACGGCCTTCATATCAGGTATGTGGTTGTTTATGAGGATGGATTGGGGAGGTGGGGAGTCAGGAATCCTCCATTCAAGAGACATACTCACTCAACAATGCCTTTCAGGAGGAAGCTGTAGCCCAGTTCCTGAGCTCCAGCCCCCACTTGCCACCATCCAGTTACTTCAATGCCAGTGGCCGTGCCTACCCAGATGTGGCTGcactctctgatggctattgggTGGTCAGCAACCATGTTCCTATTCCATGGGTGTCTGGCACCTCGGTGAGAATCAGCCTGGCCTCAAACCTTCAGGAACTACCCTTAGCCTGTATCCTGAACCCCTGACTCCTCAGAGACCTTTGATCCTTTCAAACATCCCTCCCCAAAAGTCCAATTATTCTGAACCCCTAACCTCTACTTGTACCCTCACCCTTGCAGGCCTCTACTCCAGTGTTTGGAGGGATCCTATCCCTGATAAATGAACACAGAATTCTCAGTGGCCGCCCTCCTCTTGGCTTTCTCAACCCAAGGCTCTACCAGAAGCACGGGGCTGGACTCTTTGATGTGAGTGTGAAAGGGAGGGGTGTGGACATTTCCATGAGTATGGAGAATGCTAAGAAAATTTGAGAGCAGTCCTGATGGGGTATGATAGCCTCTGGGATGTGAATACAGGGTGAGGGGGTACTGTTAGTACTGGAACCAGCAGGTCCAGATCTGATGCCCATCTTATTCCTAGGTAACCCGTGGCTGCCATGAGTCCTGTCTGGATGAAGAGGTGCAGGGTCAGGGTTtctgctctggccctggctgggatcCTGTGACAGGCTGGGGAACACCCAACTTCCCAGCTCTGCTGAAGACATTAGTCAACCCTTGACCCTTTCCTGCTAGGAGAGTGGGCCTATCCCTGGCCCCACAGCTGGTagcttgtttcctcattctgcaCAGTTGGAAGCCCTGCTGAATCCTCACCTGCTGCAGACAAGCTTATCTCCCTAACCCTGAAGTACTACTCGTGTGACTTGACTCCCAACCCTACCCTTTTCCATGATACTCAGGTCTCCCTACTCCCACCTCAGTTCCTCTGAGCTATGCTATAACCAGCACTGTTTGGGAgcatccccctccccagccccattccTTTCTTTTTGCAACCAGGCTTTTCCAAAGGGTTATCTACACTGTGAACATGATTTTACTTTGTGTTTGCTCCTCAATTCATTGCAATAGGACTTCTGCTCTCACTTTTTTACTCTTTCCTCCCCTGACTCAGAAACAATGGCCTCCCTGCTGCTTCATCAAGTGCACACTTCCCAATCTTTGCTTTATGGCCCTCTGTCATAGTTGcccactccctctccttccttagcTTCTAGGGCGTACGTTCTTTTCTGGCCATTCcatcttcctctgcttcctcattgAATGTTGGTGTACTTCATTACTGCAACCTTAGTCTTTTGCTCTTCTCACTCTCCTAATTGTCCCCTAGAGCAAATCAATCATTGTCATCTACAGCCATCACCATCTCACTAAATCAGACTTTCTATCCAACAGTGATTGATACCTCAAATGCAAGATGTGCAGTTCTCAACACttcatctcccttcctccttcccaatcccAGACTATTCCCTCATTTCTCCTTGCTAAACGATATTATGATTCTTCCAATCAAGTCAGAGAGCTAAGTCATTCTAGACTCCCATTTCCTTCACCTCTCCCCTTCAATTAACAAGCCCTACTGACTTACctctaaaaaatatctttatcaaTCCACAAGTCCTGCCAATTATATTCACCATGTATATCTAGAAATCATCTATCTCCACTGCTACTAAATTAGCTTAAAGCCATATTCTCCTCTGAATTGTAGGATGCTCTTGGAAAAAATGACCTTTGTTCCTGCCCTTCCCTAAACCATGTTCCAGAGTAAGATGAAAATCTCATCAAGCCATTTACTTAAGACCCTTTAAAGATTATTGGATACAGTTCAGGCTTTTTATCATGACTCACAAACCTGATCCCTTCCTTGCTATTTGTTTCTGGGTAATAACAATTGTTTATCCTCCCCTGCTTTCCCTTCAAACATATTTCACTTTTGCTCAAGATATACTGTGCCCTTACCACTACCCCTGACTCCCCTTTGCTGGGTTGATTTCCAGGATTCTTTCCAGACTCAGCTCAGAAGCCACTTTCTGTTCTGAACCTTTTGGCTCCCTGAAGCTAGTTTATTTTGATATGGCACAAAAATCCTAGATTTTTGAAACCAAACCTATTTGATTCTTGTTTCTAATACAAACTAGCCCTTGACCCAAACTAGTGGAGAATCTTGGGCAACTAAGTCTATCTCCCTGAGCCTACTCCTCATTTGTTAAGTGGAGATATCTATGCCTCTCATAATAATCAGTGAACAATTAAATGGAATAAAGGTGACAGAGTGCCTGATACACAGAAGTAGGCTGCAGATGTTAattcccttaattttttttttttgcactgcaCACTCCGTGTCTACCTCTAGTATTGTAACTCCCATGTAGTATTGAAATTGCCAGCTGATCTGTTTGCCTCCTTTTCCAAGACCTTTGGTGCCTAGAGGATTAGAATTTTGTTTTACCTAACTTTGTATTCCCAGGCCCAGGATCGGCAAATAGGAATTGAATAAATATCTGCTACATTGAAAACCTCACTCTTGCACTCACTGTGATTTTGCATATGTTGTTTACTCAGGCTGAAATACCGGTACCTTTCTCCCCATCTAACAGCAGCACTGCGTGCACTTTCCTGTAGCCCTCACTTCTCTCGGCAGCTGGCGGGGACGGAGGCTTCCCACCTCCACTACGAACCCTTAAAAGGCTGAACAGGGGAACTACAAAGGATGCAGCCTGGCAGGCAACCGGTGGTCGAGCGGTGTCGGCCCGTAAAGTCCAAAGCAAGGTCTTTAGGAGTCAGGCTGAATGAAGGTCCCAGGCCCATAAAAGACAGCACTCGACATTCCAGGGGTTCCCAGGAGGCACCTAGGACAGCGGGTCGGGAGGTGGAACGTCCTAGGCCGGCGCGGTTCTCCAAGATTTGGTCTCCACCCCTCAGTCTGTGTCACCTAGCTCAGTAATTCGGCACCCGGAGGCCAGAAGCCCCAGGGAGAAAGTGATCACTACGAGGAAGGGGGGCAGCGCGAGGTGTGTGACGTCACCCTGGTGTGTGCGTAACGTGAACGGAAGCGGAAGCGGCTCTGTTCGCCGCCTCTCCCACCGGCCTGATGAGCTGCAGCGGCTCCGGCGCGGACCCCGAGGCGGCGCCGGCCTGCGCCGCCTCGGCCCCGGGCCCTGCCCCCGCGGTCTCGGCCCCCGCGGCGGTGCCCGCCGGCACCGCTACGGAGAACAAGGCCAGCCCCGCGGGAACAGCA from the Desmodus rotundus isolate HL8 chromosome 5, HLdesRot8A.1, whole genome shotgun sequence genome contains:
- the TPP1 gene encoding tripeptidyl-peptidase 1 isoform X1, with protein sequence MLEGGDKMTTPLLLKPTCHPCSFLGLLALLVAGTCSYTPEPDQQRTLPPGWASLGRVDPEEELSLTFALRQQNLERLSELVQAVSDPGSPRYGKYLTLEDVAELVQPSPLTLHTVQKWLLAAGVRNCHSVTTQDFLTCWMSVRQAELLLSGSEFHRYVGGPAKTYVVRSLHPYRLPKALAPHVDFVGGLHRFPPTSSLRERPEPQVAGAVGLHLGVTPSVIRKRYNLTAQDVGSGTTNNSQACAQFLEQYFHDSDLAQFMRLFGGNFAHQASVARVVGQQGRGRAGIEASLDVEYLMSAGANISTWVYSNPGRHETQEPFLQWLLLLSNESALPPVHTVSYGDDEDSLSSAYMQRVNTEFMKAATRGLTLLFASGDSGAGCWSASGRHQFRPSFPASSPYVTTVGGTSFQNPFQVTNEIVDYISGGGFSNVFPRPSYQEEAVAQFLSSSPHLPPSSYFNASGRAYPDVAALSDGYWVVSNHVPIPWVSGTSASTPVFGGILSLINEHRILSGRPPLGFLNPRLYQKHGAGLFDVTRGCHESCLDEEVQGQGFCSGPGWDPVTGWGTPNFPALLKTLVNP
- the TPP1 gene encoding tripeptidyl-peptidase 1 isoform X2 codes for the protein MGLRSCFLGLLALLVAGTCSYTPEPDQQRTLPPGWASLGRVDPEEELSLTFALRQQNLERLSELVQAVSDPGSPRYGKYLTLEDVAELVQPSPLTLHTVQKWLLAAGVRNCHSVTTQDFLTCWMSVRQAELLLSGSEFHRYVGGPAKTYVVRSLHPYRLPKALAPHVDFVGGLHRFPPTSSLRERPEPQVAGAVGLHLGVTPSVIRKRYNLTAQDVGSGTTNNSQACAQFLEQYFHDSDLAQFMRLFGGNFAHQASVARVVGQQGRGRAGIEASLDVEYLMSAGANISTWVYSNPGRHETQEPFLQWLLLLSNESALPPVHTVSYGDDEDSLSSAYMQRVNTEFMKAATRGLTLLFASGDSGAGCWSASGRHQFRPSFPASSPYVTTVGGTSFQNPFQVTNEIVDYISGGGFSNVFPRPSYQEEAVAQFLSSSPHLPPSSYFNASGRAYPDVAALSDGYWVVSNHVPIPWVSGTSASTPVFGGILSLINEHRILSGRPPLGFLNPRLYQKHGAGLFDVTRGCHESCLDEEVQGQGFCSGPGWDPVTGWGTPNFPALLKTLVNP